The Chiroxiphia lanceolata isolate bChiLan1 chromosome 3, bChiLan1.pri, whole genome shotgun sequence DNA segment TTATTCTGAACATGGAGATATTTCAGAATGCGATTAGAAgtcctctgcagctcctgatgTGTTCAGAAGTTCAGAATTTCTcatattgcttttttaattctgttaatCTAAGGACTAGAGCTGATAACTGCCTTCCACATGTAAGCATAAGGCTACAGTGacctgaattttaaatatttgcttttttcttaacCAAGAATAACAGAGTTGATTGGATACCatccagaggagctgctgggccGTTCAGCTTACGAGTTCTACCATGCCTTGGACTCGGAGAGTATGACCAAGAGTCATCAGAACTGTAAGTcacattcttatttttcttcatagtttGCATGTAAAGCATAATTTGTGGGTACCTCAATAAGtagttgaaaataaaaatgctctttgtGTGCAGATATTGTCCCCAAACAGTATTTACACTTTACTAGAAAGCTTACAGGTTACTGTGCTTGCCTACCTGAAATATTCTGCTGATTTTTCCAGAGGCTCTGTTTTTTGCCATAGTTAAAACTAAACTTGGATGTTAGAGAGGAGAACCATCGTCTCTCTAAGGTATAATGCAAGGTTCAGCTGAAAATTTGAAAAGCTGAGTTAGGCAGTACTAGCCTGGTGAGAAGTGCATTTACCGATAGCTAGGAGAGTGGGGATTGTtcatcctggaaaagagaaggctttggggtgacctaattgtggccctccagtacctaaagggagtctacaagaaagatggagagggaatttttacaagagcatgtagtgagacaggacaagggggaatggcttcgtattgaaagagagtaggtttagattagatcttaggaagaaattctttactgtgagggttgATGAGGCGCtggaacaggttttccagagaagttgtggctgccccatccctggaagtgttcaaggccaggttggatggagctctgagcagcctaGTCTAATGGAAAACCCCCATGTCAGGGGACTGGAACTagttgatctttaaggccctttccaacccaagcttTTCTATGATTATCCTTTTGGTGTACCATTGGGctcagcaggaagagcagctgtAAAGGGAAATACGAAGAGCTTACTGCAGTGTATTTTTGAATGTCTGTCTTTTGCTACCAAATAACAACTATTTTCCCCATCCAAACCAGATGTGCAAGGAACCTTTCTAAAAGTGATATTCATTATACAAATAATATCTACAGCTGAGAACAACATCTTCTTGTTATTCTTATGCCTATATGAACTGCCAGTTTTAGCTGTTCTTAATGTAAAGTACCTGATTTACTCTGGGAGCAGAGATCAGATCCAAGATCTGCTTCCTCTCTTCAGAAGGCCATGTAGTTACGCTTCCCCCCTCTATCGCTTAAAGTGTCTTAATAATGGATTTAAACCTTCAGTCTCTATCCAGCTGGTGGTTTGGCTTGAGACAGTGTGGTGCACTAATGTACAAATGACATTTCCTTGGCTGTTACAGCGCTGACCCAGTGTATTGGAGAGTTCTCAGCAACACATCACTAAAACCTCTGCTACTGCTCTTTTTATAGACACAAAGCAAAGCTGCTAGACTGCAATCTACATGCTCAAACccaacccccccacacacacctcgTAGTTGCTATGATAAAGGTCTCTGTCCTCAGGAAAAAGCCCATGACTAAGGTCATGTCTGTAGGGAATTGCCCACCAAATAGatctacagaaattatttttgtacttCCCAGAGAAAAGGATCAGCAAAGAATAGCTGTCTGACCataaggggaaaagggaatatgtGTTAACTCCAATGGCAAAGATTCAGGACAGTTTTGAgttgaaatatttcttgaaaGAATGTTTGGCAGTGATAAAAGTTGTGTGCTGTAAAACAGTGTTGATACAAATCGTCTTGTTTCCAGAgctgcttaaaagaaaaaatagatcaACCCATACTTAGTGAAAGTTATttgggaatatattttttttaattgtttcttatgtaatattttactggttttaacAGTGAAAAGGAATTAGTGATAATTATAGATAGAATGCTCATATCCTATGCTGAGCGATCGACAGTCATCCTGTGAAATCAGGGGGTATGCTGCACTGGTGCTTTTGAATTGTTGAGTTGCATTTCTAAGAATGGACAACTCCACACAGGGAATAAAATGGGAACTGGCAAACCCATTGGCaacaggaaagaggaggagagtgAGCCCTTGTTGGTTATCTCTAGCTAGTTAATGAAATGGGAGCACTGAGTTGGGACTTGTCCATGTAAGAATCTCTGGAGAGTTTCTAGTACTCTCTGTGACCAGGCATTGATTGAGGTTGCTCCTCACTCTGGCAATTCAATTAAAGTCACGTAAGTGCAGAGTGTATGTCTAGATAACATTTGTGCCTACTGAAAAGGGCCATGTCCTACAAACTTTTGCTGTAGGGCATGAGGACTGATCAAGAAGCAGAATGAAGGCAAGAGTAAGTCTCAGAAGGGTGTTACATCAGCAGAAGTGCTCAAGGCACTGTGTACTGCACAAgttagaaatgttttaaaatcaaactgtTCCATAGTGTTTATGATAGCATAGGATCAGCATGGATTATCTTTTTAGTGTTAGAAGCACGGGACCAAAGTCTGTGCTGTGATAAATGCTGTTGCCCACAGCATAACTATCAGTTTACATCACCAGCAAATTTAGCCCTTTTAGTTTTTCTAACATAAATACTTCTCATGTCTGCTGGGACCATCAGGCTTCTTACCAACTTGGAGAACAATCAAAAAGACTAAGTGACAGCAGGCTGTGACTTCAGAAAACACACATAAGCCCTCCAAATAGGAAATGCCTAGGTTTCATTATGTGTACCATTGAGATGTTGTCTAACGCACGGGGTTACCAAGCAGGTATAGACCTTATACAGACCTTACTTGTTCCTCCAAGCATGTAGCTATGCAGAACTTATTGATTTTCCCTGGCCGTATCCTTTTATACGTGTAAATATCCACCTCAAAATTCATGTTCAGCACACTTGCTtctattaaaaagtaatttttattagaaGTATGCTATTGTAGAATATATGTATTCATGCAATAAAGCAGTCATCAATTCTGACAGTGCCAGCGAGCTAGTGTTGTAAAGACGTATAGGAAATAGAGGAAGGAGACtgaagtttgaaaagaaaaacctcaagTGAGTCTTGCATAAAAGCAGaactccttccctttccttccatcTAATTTAGTGATAAATCATGCTTGTTGCAGCTTTAggttagttttttttcttgagatgAAATAACAACCTCATGTTCAAGCAAGCCACAATAGTGTTTGTGTTCATGGCTGAAAGTATAGTTGCATATAGAGTATGAAAGTCTTAATTAGTCACTCTGGAATGGAAGACTACAGTGCATTTGGCAGCATTTAGCATACCCAGTTTTTCATGTTACACAAGCAAGATGAAAATTTCTGTCTTGTTACATAAATCTACACAACAGATTGACTGTAGAATTGTATTTTCCAATTCAGCAATTAATAATCTATAATTGTTTCCACTAAGAGCTGGTCTTGTTGCCATTAAAGCCAATGGGAATTTTGCTGCTGACTTCAGTGTGGAGCTAAGTGTCACCACCTGGGATCTGCGACTTCGTAGTACATAGCAGAAGTTCAACAAGCCTTCCAAGTGAATCATGTTTTTGTGTTCTATTAAATTCATCCCTAccttccccctctctccacACAAAGATAAGGAATATAATTGGACATGTTGATTCAAATGTTACTGGTTCTGAAAAGATACAGGTAATGTatactttataaaaaaataaagaagtgagAAGTTCACTCTGAAGGCAGATCCTTAAATGTAGCGTTGATAACAAAGTCAGCAGTTACAAGTGTATTAGTAATTTATGAGATTACCCCATGGAGGGATTCTGCTGTACTTTATTATATCAGAACATGACATGctttgaataataataataaaaaagattaaagcAGTAAAAAGCTTCTTTGTAATGTAACAGGCGCCTACACTGTGACTCTTATTGATGAGCTGATGATTAGGAAGCAGTGTAATTATGTTTCacaagcagagcagaacagTCCAGTCACTAAAACACTTTGAAATGAAAGCCTTTTGATTTTGTTCTACCAGAAGTATTTAATCAATAAAAGTAATGTTCTACTTTgtctaaataaattaaatgaaggATGATTAAATACtccaaggaagaaaacaaacaaacctcagAAATAGAAGGATAAACACAGCAACAATTATCTGCAAAACAGTTGTTGCATTTCATAGGCCTGAATTTGTACATTTGTACGGTGGTGATGTAGGAGGGACTGACAATAAATAGCTTCTGTTAATGGCCATATTCACAAGGAATGTTTTTGTACAAAGACTACGGGATCAATTTTCCAGTCCTACTGAGTcaaattgcattattttttggGCATTAGTTTGATGGCATACTGATTTGGGGCATAAAAGCTGTTTAGAAGGAAAGGTTGCCAATGTGTGGTCAAAGGTTTGGTTCAGCCAGTTCCCACTTCTGCTGCTACTCAGCGCGACTATGTCTGCTTACAAGTACAAGCTTTTATTAGTATGAGTATTGCTTGTGTATTCCAGCCCTAATTTTATTGCCATTGATCATCAGTATTTTTCCTGAACTGACTACTTTGAATTACAACAGGCAGGACATCGTAAAACTTTACATCTCAGAAGTCCAAAGCTCCACACTGAAAACTCATTCTCTGCGAGTATTGCAAAATATTGGGGGGCGAGGGCAGCAAGACTGCAGATTTTGCCCTTCAAACCTTTAAACAAAGCTTTAAACCTGAGTTAAACCTCAAGTTTATTGCTTGAGAAACACGGGACAGCTCAAAAAACATGTTGAGTTATATGAACATTATTTGATTTGGTCACATGGGTTTTGGTTCCTTCCAGGCTGCTAATTCCAGGCTATTGCAGAGGAACAGCACAGTTCAACTAGAAGGAGAAATACAGTAGTTTGATGGTTTTTTCTAGACAAAACAGTCCCATTTACCATTCTtagttttgatgcttttttatGACTGATATTGCTACTTGAGCCTCTTAAGACCAATGCTGTGCTAATGACACCCTaattttatttgtggttttgatATCTCCAGCTTCTAACTCTAAGGAATATAAAGAGAAACCATGAGATTTTTGATTTTTGGAgagtttttgccttttttttttttagtgaatatAGCTTTTAAATCATCTGACTCTTGTATTTCTCAAACACCTAAATAAGGAAACTATAAATagtttttcctaaataaattcacttttctACAGACCAACTTGGGAGCCCAAACCAAGGCACTTCTAGAACAGGAACTCTCAAGAAACATTGTTAGCAGGCATTCTTTTGGGGGAAGTTGGGatattatattaaatttttaaaatcccatGTTCGGATCTGAAGACTCAGACCATCTCAAGAAGCCAAATGCCAAAACTCAAATTTTCAATCTTGAGTGGAAACCTCAAAGGAATGTcctcttttatatttaaaatggtTGAGTTTTCCCAAAGTTAAGCAGCCTTGGTTACAAATGCCACAGCGCAGTTCTGCATAACAAAAACATAGAAGTGggtttgtttaaaacaaacctTACATGTTGTGTGTTCCTGTCCTGCTGCATTATTTATATCTCTGCCCCCCTTTTCTCAGTATGTACAAAAGGTCAAGTAGTGACAGGCCAGTACCGTATGCTTGCCAAGCACGGTGGATACGTATGGCTGGAGACCCAAGGAACCGTGATTTACAACACGCGGAACCTACAGCCGCAGTGCATCGTCTGCGTCAACTATGTGCTGAGGTAAGTTGTACAGGGCAGAAAAAGACACGTGTGGATTCATGTGCTGGAAGAAATGCAATATTTGGAGGAACTTTTGAAGGGTCTATTTATTCAGTGTTGTTATTCTGAAATCAGTTTAGTCATGTTTGTTCAGTCTTGTTTACTGATGTTAGACATCGATGAAAAATGTGGCATGCCTGTTCCCATACACACTGTTGAAATACACCACAgcctttctcttctgcagagTGGCTGCTGTGCTCATACAAAGGAGTATAAAGTCTGCACTGAAGATTTTATTGTGTAACACAACTGCtagattgttttgtttttctaatgcTGTGACCAAGAGATAAAATTAAGTAGCAGTTGTATCATATGTTGCTAAGAGATGCTGTTTACCACCTCAAAAATCAGGACCAATCAAGAATTTTGCCTTCATTTGGCAAAACTCAAGTTTTTTTGGTCCCAGTTGGGGCCAAAATAGGAAATACTTATTTGAGTGATAGTCTGGGTCATTATAGCCTCGACTACATCCCTTTAAAAAGCAGAGCGACAAAGCCCTGAGTATTCCCACAGAAGTCCTGACCACACTCTCTGCGTCATCTGAGATGGCGGTGCTCGGCAACGCTGGAACCGTGCCTTGCCTGTCAAGAGCCTGGCATACAACTGAGAGGCCAAAATGGCTTGTAGAGCCCCAGCTTTAGAGAGTCTGTACTGCCTATGTTACCCGTATCTTTTATTTGTAGAGTACAAAGTGcctaaaacatgttttcttgtTAGTGAAATTGAGAAGAACGATGTTGTGTTCTCCATGGACCAAACAGAATCGCTCTTCAAGCCTCACCTGCTGACGATGAGCACTGCCTACGacagcagcatccctgggacAGAGAAGAGTGACTTCTTGTTTACTAAGTTAAAAGAAGAACCAGAGGAACTTGCTCAGCTGGCACCAACACCTGGCGATGCCATTATTTCCCTGGATTTTGGTTAGTATTTGTATAAATTATTTTCGTACAACAAAGAACCACGTGTGAACCTACATTTAGAAACTTAATAGACAAGGTCTGTTTGCTGTTTGTACAAATTGGGAGTAATGGCTAAAAGAGCCCACATGCTCACACCAGTGGAAAATTTCTGTGAATGAGAGCAGAATCAGGCTTTCTTGCTGTCTAAACAACGTGCATTAAGTCTATGCCAACTTATTGTCATGGCAACTAGGAGCAGTGTTTACTTTTAATGAATAGCTGCAGTTATATCATAACACTGCACAAGCTAAAAGCATTCATTAATATTGTTAAAACTCCATCCAGGGACACAGAAGTTTGAGGAAGCCCCTGTCTTCACCAATGCTGTTTTGACACCAAACAAAGCATGGCCAGTGGAAGTGAAAAGCCACCCTGCTCAAGGTGAAACACTGACGATACCGTCCTTTACAATGCCTCAGATTGCACCTGGCAGCAGTACTCCAAGTGCAAGCAGCAACAGTAGCTGTTCCACGGTaagaagagctttaaaaaaaaaagaaaacatgttatGTTTTGTATGCAAGTCCCATCAGTATACGTAGACAACATTTTCATGTTAGCAGTCCTGTGTCATTGCTTATTAACAAGGCCCAGTGTATCTATATCCTTCCTGTACTGCATATACCTTAAGGATCAATGACAAAACAATCAAACAGGAACTATATCCTGCCTTTACATTGCAGTCCTCATTGTCTCCCAGCTGTCCCTCAGTAATTACTGCTACCTATAAAACAACTAATAGAAGAACATGCTACCACCTTTCAGGAAGTTAGCCTTAAATAAAAAGCCAAGGTAAAATTTTGTGGTCATGAGGAACATTGCTCCACACCATCCTCTTTCTGTTTGTTAACTAGAAAGTGTGATCTTTAGGAAGCTTACCCAGCTCAGGCTTTTGAAAGCAGCTCCATGGAGTTCCCCACTGAAAGAATGAATTATTTCATGGCACTGCCCCCAAGAGCTGGAGCCACTCTTAGATGGCCTTTACGAGAGGGTGTCCAATCTTAAGAAAAGCATGGAGATACTGCTGAGCATCTCTGTCcttgacaaaaatatttaatattgtaCATTCCTGGTCTGAGATGccaaaaaacatttaaactaAGATGACAACTAGGTTCCTGTATTTGGTGCCTCTGTTTTGTACTGACAATCTTGTGTTGGAGAAAAGCCTATGATAGAAGTGGACAGTTTTGGGTTTTGAGGATGCTAAACGCACATTCAGCCATTTGCTTTTCATAGGAAAGATCTGTTACTGAATAGCCTGGTATAAATGACGTGATGCTAAGCCAATACCGTGGTTGTCTTGCTGCTTAAAacaaattgttatttttgtgcagcccagcagcccagaAGATTATTACAGTTCTGTGGATGAAGATCTTAAGATTGAGGTGATTGAAAAACTGTTTGCCATGGACACAGAATCAAAAAGTCAGTGCACCTCCCAGGTAAGGAACTATCTCttccaaaacccacaaaaatcagTCCCCTGCTAGCAGACAGTACAGATGCATATTGTATGTGCAGATATTGTGATACAATACACAAACAGCATTTGTACATGCACACCAGATCTTTCATGCACAACACTAACAAAACAATGCACTTTCAAAAACTGGAGTGTCGGTTTCTGTCCCTAACTCTCTGAAGCACTAGGTTTGGAGTGTCACTGGTGGCACTGCTAAGAAGAAAGGAGCACCAGAGAGCTTTCAGAATTTGGAGGCTTCTGTGGATTGGATATGTAACAtaagcagcaattttttttttaatcctgacTAATGACTAATGAGCAAACATCCTTTctagaacaaaaaataagtaaactAATTCTTGCAAAACAACTAAATGAGAGAGGAATGCCCCTTATAGTACACATCTCCTTTAACTACAAAACAGAATCTAATTTTGGATATATTCCTGGTTTACCTCTTGGAGGTTTTCAGAGAGATTTGACAATTACTTGCACATAAAATAACATATGGTTTCTATCTCCTGCATCCTAGTCAGGGTGTAAGTGTAGAAATTCtctctataaataaataaataaatccactATTACAACATTACATCAAGTGAGCTAGTGAATAAAAGGTGTGGGCCTGATTCAGCTTATGTAACTTTCGATACTTAATTGAAATGCCTTTGTTAAGAGCTTATGCTTCTTTATAGTCAAGAGAAAGGAACAGGCACTGCTAACTGGTAGCACAGACCTTACATTCGTCTCCATCTATTAATCCTACAGAAGGTTCAGGCTGACTGGAGCCCAAATGAGATGGTTGCTTCAATTTGCCAACACAATTTGCAGACTTTAATAGGCTGTAGTCCATGTTCTGAAGAAATTTCATCTAAGCCTGGAcatagaaacagaaattaaagcaagagaaagagtGGACAGATAGGAGGCAAATGTGGATCAGGATCAAACTCTGCAAGACTTGACATGTGCAAACTTCAGTATTGTCAGATTCAGCATCTGTTTGCTCAGGTGTGTCCGACCACATCAGCAGCTTTGGTGGGGAAAATGAGTGTTAGAAAAGTGCCACAGGGGTGTTATGAGCTGACTGGTGGGCCAACATTGATTATCCTCTCTGTTCAACTTTGGTCAAATGCCAAGAGAAATGGATCTGCGTATGACAAGtcctccaaaagaaaaaaagaataccgatttaagtatttttccactaaatttttttttccacttttgcaTTTTTAGACACCTTTTTTCATGTAGCTAGATTATAAGAAAgctgtgttttctattttaGCATGAAAAAGCCTGATGTTGAACTACATGCCACATGTTGTAGAGTCTTGGCAGACAAGTTATTCAAAGCTTAGTGTGATCTACTTCAGATCACACTGATGTTGTGGGCTGTATGCAAGCTGCTTTACTAAATACTGCTCAtctgggagggttttttccttcagtttgttgtcttaattttgctgaaaatgaTATGACGTACATATACGCTAGCATAGAAATAAGACATCTTTAAACAGGAGTTGGCCAGTTTCATGTAGGTAAATTTTGCATATGGTGATTTTTCAGCTTAACATCTATTAGTATTCCATATCACACTAAGTGCCACAACAATTATTAACTTTTAGTTTCTTTATGAACTGACTTTGTCTTCGCACAGACTGACTTCAATGAACTGGACCTTGAAACCTTGGCTCCTTACATTCCTATGGATGGAGAAGATTTCCAGCTCAGTCCAATCTGCCAAGAGGAACGTCCTCTCTCTGAAAGTGCACAAAATACCCAGCAGAGTCTAAGTAGCATGAGTACCATCTTCCAACCCGTTGCTCCTACTTCACAGAATCAGTTCCTCCCAGAGAAATATTGCCCACAgatatcaaatgaaaaaattaaccCTGGTGGTCATGGGTCCCTGTCATCAGTGTTCTTCAACAATATGAGTAGGTCATCACTGCCACCATACCATGACCAAGCCAGCACTCCTCTGTCTTCGATGGGAGGAAGACCGAACACCCAGTGGCCACCTGATCCCCCATTAGAATATGTTCCTGCTAAATGGAGACTCATGGATAAATACTCAGGACCCCTATCAAATTCCCCCTCAGGGCCACCACTACATTCTCCAAGGGTGCCcatatataaaaaaaggtaAGTGCTTTTGTAGTATAACTATGTATTttactcagaaaatattttgggggaTGAAAAGGGTTGTAATcttgaaaaattctttttctcaatTCAGCTGGAACAATTTTGTTGTGATAGGCATCGGACTGTACCTCTGGGGAAATTAATGTGGTGTTCTCCCAGTGGCAGTGAATCTGGTAGAAGCTGAAGTGGGCAAATTTTTCATTGCCTGTAAGGATATGTGAATGAATTTCCTGCTGATCAGTTTAAAATTACACCATTAATTTTGCAAAGCATGCTTGACATACTGAAAAGACTTACTAGTGCAGCAATAAGCAGGGACCTGTTTATGTTTTCTCACCTTGCATATATTTCCTTCACAACAAAAAATGGGGAAGAGAGGGGGATGAGAGCACATTATTGTTGGCATATGTAAATACTACATACTACTAAGATTTAAAATTACAGGCTCTTTTTCTACAAAGCTTCCTCACCTTGTTTGCTTTATTACACATGTAAACAGTATGTGCTGAGATGTAGATCAGAGGCTACAGTCCTAGAAGTTGCCTTTCATAGCTAGGCATTTCTGAGTAGCTCTTGAGTCTTCAGTGTTGGTCACACTGAAATGTTCAGAAAGTACATAAAATAGTAATGgtcattttaaaacctgaagcTCTGCAGTTTGCTTTTTGGGATTTCTTGTGGGCAGAAATACCAGTGTCTGAATATGCATCTGGAAAGAGAGGGTTCGTCTTAGCAACTGTGTGTTGCTAACACACAGTTAGCAACCCGTGTGTTCATACTTAGTATGCAAAGCAAGGGGACAGACGTGGCTCTCaaatccttttcttaaaaatcgcatgactttcttttccacagcattTCTATGTCTGCTTGGAGATCCCTAGAGGCTGTTTATGCTAAACTTTCATTAGTCTTTGATCGCAAACGTCAAAAGTCTCCAAAGATTGTGGGATGAcgaataaaaggaaataaaaaacattttacatttgaGATCTGTCCACTGGCAAGTCTCAAAGACactttaaatgtgtttaaatgaaagaagaatCTCTATAAATGAACCAGATGATTGAGATTTGCTTCCCTGTGCACTCATGGATACCTCCTCTCCACAGGCCCCTGGATGCTTTTGTACAACGAGGTATAGATATAAATCCAGCAAGAATTGCTCTGTCTAACAGTTTGAAACTGAAACGACAACTGGATTATGAAGAACAAGCATTGCAACAGCTGAGTGGGGTAATCATAAGAAATGCACCCCCTTCACAACTTTGGACTCCCCATGGTTATCACTGTAAttgtttggtttgctttcctTCACATTCTAGGGAGATCCATCTGTCATTAACCCATCTCACCTAATGTGGAAGAGAATGAAATTTCTCAAAGGGGAAAACTGTTCCTTGgttacagaaaagaaatctctCAGCACAAGTGTTCTTACTGGTAAGACGAAGTGGTTTCGCAACATTATATGTTGAAGCACAATTTTAAGACAGGTTGAATAGATACAAAAGctctttcaaaaggaaatgtaaataaGCTCTGTAAATATTACACTACACTAAAATTAAAGATCAGGTTGTATCGCTAAGAGCTGAACAATTTAAGGTACATTTGATAAATACCAGGTAGTTGGTTTCATGTACG contains these protein-coding regions:
- the EPAS1 gene encoding endothelial PAS domain-containing protein 1 isoform X2, yielding MTADKEKKRSSSERRKEKSRDAARCRRSKETEVFYELAHELPLPHNISSHLDKASIMRLAISFLRTHKLLSSVCADNENEVEADQQMDNLYLKALEGFIAVVTQDGDMIFLSENVNKYMGLTQVELTGHSIFDFTHPCDHEEIRENLSLKNGPGFGKKSKEMSTERDFFMRMKCTVTNRGRTVNLKSATWKVLHCTGQVKVYNTCPPHSLCGYKEPLLTCLIIMCEPIQHPSNIDIPLDSKTFLSRHSMDMKFTYCDDRITELIGYHPEELLGRSAYEFYHALDSESMTKSHQNLCTKGQVVTGQYRMLAKHGGYVWLETQGTVIYNTRNLQPQCIVCVNYVLSEIEKNDVVFSMDQTESLFKPHLLTMSTAYDSSIPGTEKSDFLFTKLKEEPEELAQLAPTPGDAIISLDFGTQKFEEAPVFTNAVLTPNKAWPVEVKSHPAQGETLTIPSFTMPQIAPGSSTPSASSNSSCSTPSSPEDYYSSVDEDLKIEVIEKLFAMDTESKSQCTSQTDFNELDLETLAPYIPMDGEDFQLSPICQEERPLSESAQNTQQSLSSMSTIFQPVAPTSQNQFLPEKYCPQISNEKINPGGHGSLSSVFFNNMSRSSLPPYHDQASTPLSSMGGRPNTQWPPDPPLEYVPAKWRLMDKYSGPLSNSPSGPPLHSPRVPIYKKRPLDAFVQRGIDINPARIALSNSLKLKRQLDYEEQALQQLSGGDPSVINPSHLMWKRMKFLKGENCSLVTEKKSLSTSVLTDEFVCNSRGLSQPMNQLQLQQRHQPTCGSPGENLKAGAFPPPFYSSHCPDYSVQPAHKASGMTSRLLGPSFEPYLLPELTRYDCEVNVPVLGSSTLLQGSELLRHWTRQLSGPAIFCGLYCSKQLQFLIYFCK
- the EPAS1 gene encoding endothelial PAS domain-containing protein 1 isoform X1; translation: MSLTEGKITEADDLALPSAESSSERRKEKSRDAARCRRSKETEVFYELAHELPLPHNISSHLDKASIMRLAISFLRTHKLLSSVCADNENEVEADQQMDNLYLKALEGFIAVVTQDGDMIFLSENVNKYMGLTQVELTGHSIFDFTHPCDHEEIRENLSLKNGPGFGKKSKEMSTERDFFMRMKCTVTNRGRTVNLKSATWKVLHCTGQVKVYNTCPPHSLCGYKEPLLTCLIIMCEPIQHPSNIDIPLDSKTFLSRHSMDMKFTYCDDRITELIGYHPEELLGRSAYEFYHALDSESMTKSHQNLCTKGQVVTGQYRMLAKHGGYVWLETQGTVIYNTRNLQPQCIVCVNYVLSEIEKNDVVFSMDQTESLFKPHLLTMSTAYDSSIPGTEKSDFLFTKLKEEPEELAQLAPTPGDAIISLDFGTQKFEEAPVFTNAVLTPNKAWPVEVKSHPAQGETLTIPSFTMPQIAPGSSTPSASSNSSCSTPSSPEDYYSSVDEDLKIEVIEKLFAMDTESKSQCTSQTDFNELDLETLAPYIPMDGEDFQLSPICQEERPLSESAQNTQQSLSSMSTIFQPVAPTSQNQFLPEKYCPQISNEKINPGGHGSLSSVFFNNMSRSSLPPYHDQASTPLSSMGGRPNTQWPPDPPLEYVPAKWRLMDKYSGPLSNSPSGPPLHSPRVPIYKKRPLDAFVQRGIDINPARIALSNSLKLKRQLDYEEQALQQLSGGDPSVINPSHLMWKRMKFLKGENCSLVTEKKSLSTSVLTDEFVCNSRGLSQPMNQLQLQQRHQPTCGSPGENLKAGAFPPPFYSSHCPDYSVQPAHKASGMTSRLLGPSFEPYLLPELTRYDCEVNVPVLGSSTLLQGSELLRHWTRQLSGPAIFCGLYCSKQLQFLIYFCK